TATGTACGAAACAAGAAGCTCAAGAATTGAATATTCAAAGTtacaaaaaatcttttctttCAAAATGAGGCAATATATCGTGCATCTAAttgacattttgtttttgtttttttgttttagatttCGTGTAAATGGTCCTCAAATCCATCGAAAAATGGGCCTGGCTCAATATCCTCCTGGACCAATTGGCAGTCCTGATGATCCACTCGCAGACCCATATGACGATCCGACCTATAGATTCAGTTTTCGCACTTCGGATCAATCACGATCAGAAGATAATGATGCTACGGGAAGAGTAAGAGGTATTGGGGTATCTAAAATATTTAAGTTCTAAGATatggttttaacaaaattaatttcgtaggacTTTACTCGTTTGTGGATGATGAAGGTGAGCGTCACAGTGTTCGTTATGCAGCTGGAGCTGGTACGGGGTTTGAAGTTACCAACTCTGTTCCCGATAACCCAGCCAGTGTGGGCTACGCCAATCCCCTCTATAAAGCCCCACCAGGAACTCGTGGTAAAATGTCAGTGCAGCGAGGACCTGAAGGTACATACAAACTAATAGCTACAGGTCCTGATCATAGGCGAGCAGAAACTCGAACCCCCGATGGAGTTGTACGTGGAACTTATTCATTTCTCGATGACAAAGGTGTACAACGCACCGTGGAATATATTGCGGGAGCAGGCATTGGCTATAGGGTGGTTAAAAATCGTATAGGACCCAGTTCCCATATAAATCCTTCGGTAGCTGATTACCGTTTAGGtgatacaaatttcaaattggccAATGATTTTGGTACTGGGGCTACTGGAGGAGGTGTAACTGATTCGGGAGGTGGCAGAATTTCTGGAGGTGATTCATCAAGTGATGGTGTTGGTGGTGGTGGTCGTCTTGGAGTTACTGGTGGTGGTAGTAAGAGGGTACGTCCTGGCACAGGAAGTTCTGTTGAATATGTTAAGAACTCTGCTTCGGATAATGAGAAAGGGAATAATGAAATAATCCCCGATGAAGGTGATGATGCATTCGAGAGTGACTCCGACCAAAATTATAGGGACGGCAATCAAAATAGAAAACCGAACCCTAATCGTACGGGTTCATATGGATCACGGAATTCCGGTAATGGTAAAAAGAATATTCCCGATAGAGAGCAGATGTCTGAAAGAGACCCCCCGAAGGCATCCCGAAGACCTGGTAATCGAAATCCTATAAACTCCAATAATGGTGGTCGGAGGGATAATAATCGCAATCCACCAAAATCTACCAACAGAGGTCCTAACCGTGGAAGTGGAGCTAGCAATGACAATGACGGTAATAGTGGCTACGATTATCCTCCACCTTCCAAAGGATCCACTTCAAAAAATAACTATAATCCCGATGACGATGACATTGGCACAGCGCTACCACCCCTGATTACGGCCAATCGTAAGATCCTGGAAATTGATCGCGATCGTGATTGGGTGAACCAACATCGTGATTCCACTTTAATCAAAAATGTAGGCAAATGGTATATAGGTCTTCCTCCAGGCCAGAGTGTAAGAGCTCATGTTCAAAATATCGATATTTTACCATTGGGTGGTCGTCGTGTTCAATCACCATCAGAAGCCCTGCGACAAGATGAACTGGCTGATATGGTTGCATCATTTGAGCATGAAAATTCGTACCATAGATAGTTTTTAGTGGGATTAACCTTGTCCCAAAGCTCATACGTATTTAGAGATATATGGCTTTAGGTTAAGACAAGACTCAGTGTCTTAGAATATTCCGTAGCATGGTAAGTTACTAAATGCCTTCTTTGTTTATGCCTTGGTATCATCATCAAATTCGAGTAATAAAGATATCTTTCATTTTAACCAtggcattttttatgaaattctatAATGGTGGTTATTGTCACTGATCAGAGCGGTGAGTACAAAAGTTTGACCATGAATTTGAGTTTTTGTAACTACACTTTAATGCTAATAATGTTCATTCTTTTATTATAACAAATGTGTTAAAAGATATTAAGTGTTGGTGAGAATTGGAATTGTCAGAGTACACCAGTTGATTTTGGATCTAtaacaactttttttgtttatgttcTAGAAGGCATCTTTTCGAAGTATTTAAGAAAGTTTAAAAgacctacactaaaaaaaaaatatatccggTTCCAGAGATTTACACTAATGATAGTTGTATTGATTTCGagacaaagaagcggagaatttcaggattattttaagacacaattctctcttAAATTAGATTTTTACGTACTTGGttctaggaaaaaaattgaatttattcgttttttgccTCTTTCCTTCATGTGctaccaaagtcctttaaaaacgtgttaacgatttaagttacattttcaaattcagactcgacatcaagtaaaaacgtctttaaaataaagttttgataaacatctcctattttgaacgctgttttgctttgtagtcaatgtacaaaaagtcaacaaatttaaaggcgtATTCATTAAttgtgaagaatttttcattattaCTAAGGTCAAGTTGACCTAAAAGAAAACACGACATAAAATTGACgaacttttaacttttcaatgcgttaaaagtaaacaaatcaacaaacgaaaaaaccatCTAAACTATGGACGAGGGATTATTGAGGAAATTAGAAACCATAAAGTCCTACACTTTAAAAAGTGGGTGGAATATAAAAGCATAATAcagcgaaagaattttcttcgtataaagaacgaaaaatgtcgttaaaagtacgaaattttcattgttttactaccaaagaaacttttcattaaaagtacgaaatattgcgTGAGAGCCTGAAAGGAAAAGGAGACCatgatcttgtttcttctaaaggataaagctggacactggcacaggaagtggtacgagtcctccgtaacttctGGGTCCAGGCAcgatctacagatatcatcgtctttaagtcctattcataccatgtgtttcccaagtgtgttatgtcctggccgcaattcttctctgttcatcgacatcaacatttcgcagttcctacgtttcttttcgtcccttatcaacttggtttgctcgcaaccatccgaaagacccagcgtcttcgccatagttcatcatattcgacctctatcctgtaatgataagaagatagtggagaaaaaacgtccgctaggacattACTCGTTCCACGAGtgccctccttagccagcacatccgcttcctcatttcctattatcccatagtgcccaggtacccagcacagagttataatatgctgttcagtgagaaccttatgtcagcactgtACAAtgcttttaacaggttggcagataagtccccggtctaacaaagaaaaacacttttttttttgtcaaaattcgtttttattattcaacataattcccttcaagagcgatacaacgattataacgaccttccaatttttttataccatttttgtagtactccttcggttttgcctcagttttggcgatcacctcttcattgcagccaaattttttccctgcgagcatccttttgaggtttgagaacaagaaaaagtcgctgggggccagatctggagaatacggtgggtggggaagcaattcgaagcccaattcatgaatttttgccatcgttctcaatgacttgtggcacagtgcgttgtcttggtggaacaacacttttttcttctttatatggggccgttttgccgcgatttcgaccttcaaacgctccaataacgccatataatagtcactgttgatggtttttcctttctcaagataatcgataaaaa
This is a stretch of genomic DNA from Haematobia irritans isolate KBUSLIRL chromosome 4, ASM5000362v1, whole genome shotgun sequence. It encodes these proteins:
- the Cpr73D gene encoding cuticular protein 73D: MSKKFYFILTGVVILSDLCNVVFCDIEYNTINEDGSFRFRHSNDDVGSYYHSASGTPDNLVQGRYGSRNPATGQVEETVYTAGPRGFRVNGPQIHRKMGLAQYPPGPIGSPDDPLADPYDDPTYRFSFRTSDQSRSEDNDATGRVRGLYSFVDDEGERHSVRYAAGAGTGFEVTNSVPDNPASVGYANPLYKAPPGTRGKMSVQRGPEGTYKLIATGPDHRRAETRTPDGVVRGTYSFLDDKGVQRTVEYIAGAGIGYRVVKNRIGPSSHINPSVADYRLGDTNFKLANDFGTGATGGGVTDSGGGRISGGDSSSDGVGGGGRLGVTGGGSKRVRPGTGSSVEYVKNSASDNEKGNNEIIPDEGDDAFESDSDQNYRDGNQNRKPNPNRTGSYGSRNSGNGKKNIPDREQMSERDPPKASRRPGNRNPINSNNGGRRDNNRNPPKSTNRGPNRGSGASNDNDGNSGYDYPPPSKGSTSKNNYNPDDDDIGTALPPLITANRKILEIDRDRDWVNQHRDSTLIKNVGKWYIGLPPGQSVRAHVQNIDILPLGGRRVQSPSEALRQDELADMVASFEHENSYHR